In Taeniopygia guttata chromosome Z, bTaeGut7.mat, whole genome shotgun sequence, the sequence CCACCATTTCGATGCCCACGATTCCAAAAGACCatatgtccactttggggccatATGGTTGACCTGTCAGCACTTCAGGTGCCATCCAGCCAGAAGTGCCGGCCACTGAGCTCCGTCTACGCTGCTCAGGGGTGAGCTGAGCAAAGAGGCCAAAGTCAGCTGTGGACAAATAAACATACCATGAAAGCCAGGTCAAGTTAGGAAATCAAGCAAAAGAATTCCCCACTCTCAGTCTATGTGTTGTTGAATCTCCTGAAGAACTGTCCACACTCAGTTTCCTTGGGGCTTTAGCCAAGGAAGTATGGAATTGGCcacttccaaaaaaatcacagttttttAACGCTGTTCACAGCAGTGGCCTTTATTCCCCTGAAGCTTTAGATTGTagctccctccctctggaagAGACACAAACACACCAACGCCACTCTTGACTTCTCCTGGTTCCTTATACCTCTGTGCACGTTGCAACCGTGCCTTCAGCTCACAGCGGTGGggccctgcactgccaccagcaccattTCTGGGGAGTTGGCAGCCACTCaaagcagcccctcaccccacatccctgaaCGCTGCACCTGACCAGGAATATACTGACCCAGCTTGACAGAGCCGTCGGTTCTGAGAAGGATGTTGTCACTCTTCACATCTCGGTAGATCACGTGGTTCCAGTGAAGAAAATCCaatccttgcaggcactgagagaggaaaCAGAAGCAGGAGGGCAAAAATTAGTGATTTCATCAcacaagaaaggaaacagagtCTCTAAAAGATCCCCTCTGCATGGGAATGGCGAGTAATGGCAGAACACAGTGCCATTGAGAGGAAGAGTTGCTGCTCCAACACTTGCAGAGCAGGACTTTTCTAAGGAAAGGCATGTCAGCTTTTGAAAGAGCAACAGCACCTGCTGTTGTAGACTGTCCCCTGCAAACCAGCCAGgatgactgctgctgcagtggatgTGCTTTCTCCATGCAGAGGGCAAAGGAGGGGTTTggccaagaaagaaaaaagtcccTCTCTTTGGTGTGAAGCGGGTCACTTTTGGGTGGGAGGCTGCATGACGAGAGTTTTGTTGCTGGCCTCAGCACAGACTTGAAGTATCACATCAGTCACCTTCCTGAAGCAAAGAGCATTTTGGCTGCACTACTGTCCTTTTCAGTTGAGGACTGTGAGAAATGAGtctctgttttttctcagcTGATCATTTCAAAtccagccaccagcaccttTGCTTTTACAGGCAAGGAATGCAGCGCAGACAGGCTCAAGATACAAGTTTAGGGAGGCAAGGTGGAGAAgagcaaatacaaatacagGAGGCAGAGTGAGAATACAACAGCAGGAGATAAGAGTACAAGAACTGAATACAGTGAGTGCAGGAGCACTGGCAGGCAGTTCCCTTGAGATACTTTTACTTGCCCATAGCATACCAGCACTAGGAAAACAAAGTTTATACATGAAACCTCTCCTGTTCTGAGCCTCTGTTTCCCAGACAATCCTGCCCAAGCCCTCGGAAGCACAGGTGGGCTTGCTGACCTCCCGACTGATGGCTGCTATCTCGTCTTCAGACAGGTAGGTCTTGCTGATGACATCGCTCAGAGTGCCTCCATCCATGAACTCCATAACCAGCCAGAATTGATTATCCACAAGGtagctgaaagaaggaaacaagagCATGGAGGTAAACATGCATGgttagtttattttcttggttCTTATTTCCAAGTCCCTGTGTGAcaaggacagaagaaaaggaacagacaTTCCctctaggctgtgcattgttTGAAACCTGTCTCAAGAAGAAAGGCACAGCTTTGGAAAAGGAGATGTCTTAAATAGCCAGCAAGTAAAAACTGCAGTTTAGGAACAGATAAAAAACTTGTCACACTGCGTGTTTCTGGAAATAACCACCTAGTCTTCCTGGCATgcaaagcaatggaaaagagGGGACACAATCCAAGGAAAATCCATGTTAGTTTACCCAGACGTAAGAGGACTGTTGAAAAAAGTCAAGTCCCAAAATAATGTGGTGGCTGTGAACTTACAGTCTATTAATTTAATTAGATATGAGTGATGCAggtttttgaataattttcaaactatGTGTGCCAGGGAATACTCCTGCAGACAAGATGCATTCTCTTCCCATCCACTGGAGATGAGCAGAGCAGTAATAATTAACCAATAATTACAGCTCTGTTTTGTGCCAGTGAACAATCTTGCATGTTTGCAATAtgtaaacaaatatttacaacAACTCACCTGCCTAAATAGTTGACCACGTTGGGATTCTTATTTATCTTCACAGTCATGAGTTCATAGACTTTTAGTTCCTTCTTCCTCGGTCCttggagatttattttctttatggccacctaaaaTGACATTGAAAATCAGTAACTTGAGAAGTTGGTGGCACGAGACCACAAGGCACATGGAGCAAATGATTTTGCAATGACACAGCCAAGCTGTGCCAAACTGCATTCTGATTAGGCATTGCAGCAATTAGGAACTGACATTGCAACAGCCCATTGCTCCACTCCCTTGGGGGCCAGTTACAGGACACATGGCCACTGAGGTTTTGATGTGTCCACTTGGTAACAGTGGTGTCTCACCCACAAACCTCTGagcccactccctgctgctttgtatgGGATTCAGAAGTAATCCATGCCTTAATACTCTGTGGCTACATCCTGGGCTAGGGGCAGGGCTTAGGGTTTCTAGGGACGCCTTGCAGATCTCTCCCTATGTGCAGTTcccaagtgcagcactgcaggtgtctGAGGAACTACCAGTAACtttcagatgcattttctgGCAACCAGAAGTGAGAATTCAGGACTCTGAAGCTGTCGccccaaagagcagtgagatgctCTAAGGCACCACCTTTGTTTTAGCAATTGAGAGCGAGTGAGCACATCCTTCTCTGAAATGAACTGCTGCCCTGCGTGCCTTCCTTCTGGCAGCTGAGAAGGACAAAGACTGTCCCCAATGTATTTTGCAGGCTGGTACcagtctgtgtttcttttgcctcttcagcacagctctacccaaagctctggccacagctgctcacaccagAGGGGAAAGCCCTTGAGTGCAGCAGAGATTGCGGGGGCTGTTGACATTTACCTCTACTCCTGTGGCTTTGTTGATTGCTCTAACCACAAATCCAAAAGTCctagaaacaaaaaagcagcaaaaaaatgagAAGCCATTTAGCTCTTGCAGTGAAAGCCAGCCCacacaggagatctctgctgcaAATGCCTAAGACCTGCAGGATGCAGGCGGGCTCTGCCAGAAGGCAGATGATGCATTTTCCTCTCAAGTGCATGGGCACTGGGCCTGTCCCTGAAGTGCTGCCATCTACTGCCTCAGCTCCTAAAGAGAGCTCCTTCTTTCATCTCAGGTCTCATGTTCTAAATTGCGCAGTTTTCATAGTTTTCATCCTGACCATGGAGAATTTCCTTCAGCAAACTCttggaaagaaatgttcctgaGAACTGTTATCTGACAGCTATCAGGGAGTAGGT encodes:
- the LOC140681815 gene encoding serine/threonine-protein kinase PAK 3-like — translated: MTVKINKNPNVVNYLGSYLVDNQFWLVMEFMDGGTLSDVISKTYLSEDEIAAISRECLQGLDFLHWNHVIYRDVKSDNILLRTDGSVKLADFGLFAQLTPEQRRRSSVAGTSGWMAPEVLTGQPYGPKVDIWSFGIVGIEMVEGEVPHRNETPVSAELPIARGERPQLRKPNRFSPHLCDFLSCCLQTDEEQRWSAKRLLQHPFVTSAKPVSILAPLITVLKWMEKRRM